Proteins found in one Quercus robur chromosome 2, dhQueRobu3.1, whole genome shotgun sequence genomic segment:
- the LOC126714845 gene encoding DEAD-box ATP-dependent RNA helicase 14-like, producing MAATATASSSGPRYAPEDPTLPRPWRGLVDGKTGYLYFWNPETNVTQYERPAHSAAPPKSSVPSSSVQVQQSSQGQRRGYSPDDDDKYARGSNGGSKPEAGSRSQQSARSGTLHSSNGPNGTLSAGHGGSSTRGHGASDVGADLSPEAYRRRHEITVSGDNVPPPFISFEASGFPAELLREVHNAGFSAPTPIQAQSWPIAIQSRDIVAIAKTGSGKTLGYLIPGFIHLKRTRNDAQLGPTVLVLSPTRELATQIQDEAVKFGRSSRISCTCLYGGAPKGPQLREIERGADIVVATPGRLNDILEMKRISLHQVSYLVLDEADRMLDMGFEPQIRKIVKEVPARRQTLMYTATWPKEVRKIAADLLVNPVQVNIGNVDELVANKSITQHIEVLSSMEKHRRLEQILRSQEPGSKIIIFCSTKKMCDQLARNLTRHFGAAAIHGDKSQGERDHVLSQFRTGRSPVLVATDVAARGLDIKDIRVVINYDFPTGVEDYVHRIGRTGRAGATGLAYTFFGDQDAKYASDLIKVLEGANQRVPPEIRDMASRGGGMMGRSRRWGSGSGSGSGFGSGFGFGGRDGGRGGRNDSGYGGRGRGYDNESRERFDRGNNYGQDRGRSRSPKGPAWGDRNKGLNRERSRSRERSPPRSFHQAMMERSRPSSPPQHQRGPPYNSENARERKDSPQGWGRSSGSGKDDRGLANGSHSSYFGEEEEEGMIPQDDDDMYRAANEDAHRSP from the exons ATGGCTGCCACTGCGACTGCCTCTTCCTCAGGTCCACGTTATGCTCCAGAGGACCCTACGCTTCCCAGACCGTGGAGAGGCCTTGTTGATGGTAAAACTGGGTACCTTTACTTTTGGAATCCAGAGACAAATGTCACGCAATATGAGAGGCCTGCACACTCGGCGGCCCCACCAAAGTCTTCAGTGCCTAGTTCTTCTGTCCAAGTTCAACAATCTTCTCAAGGACAGCGACGCGGCTATAGtcctgatgatgatgataagtATGCCAGAGGCAGCAATGGAGGGTCAAAACCTGAGGCTGGATCAAGGAGCCAGCAG AGTGCAAGAAGTGGAACTTTGCATTCCAGTAACGGTCCAAATGGCACACTCAGTGCCGGACATGGAGGATCTTCTACAAGAGGACATGGAGCTTCAGATGTAGGAGCTGATTTGTCCCCTGAGGCTTACCGTCGCCGGCATGAAATAACTGTTTCT GGTGATAATGTTCCTCCACCTTTTATTTCATTTGAAGCTTCTGGCTTTCCAGCTGAGCTTCTTAGAGAG GTACACAATGCTGGGTTCTCTGCGCCAACTCCAATTCAGGCACAGTCATGGCCGATTGCTATTCAAAGTAGAGACATAGTGGCCATTGCCAAAACTGGTTCGGGGAAAACCTTGGGTTACTTGATTCCAGGATTTATTCATCTGAAGCGCACCCGTAATGACGCTCAATTAGGTCCTACTGTGCTGGTATTGTCACCAACAAGGGAGTTGGCAACACAGATACAAGATGAAGCTGTGAAGTTCGGAAGGTCATCAAGAATTTCTTGCACG tgtttgtACGGAGGAGCACCAAAGGGACCCCAGTTAAGGGAAATAGAGAGAGGAGCAGATATAGTGGTTGCCACTCCTGGCCGCTTGAATGATATTCTTGAGATGAAGAGAATTAGCCTTCATCAAGTTTCTTACCTTGTGCTTGATGAGGCTGATCGCATGCTAGACATGGGTTTTGAACCTCAGATAAGGAAGATTGTAAAGGAGGTGCCTGCTCGCCGCCAGACCCTCATGTACACAGCAACATGGCCAAAGGAGGTTCGGAAAATTGCTGCAGATCTGCTGGTCAATCCTGTTCAGGTTAACATTGGCAATGTGGATGAGCTTGTCGCAAACAAGTCCATCACGCAG CATATTGAAGTGTTGTCATCCATGGAGAAACACAGACGACTGGAGCAGATATTACGATCTCAAGAACCAGGATCAAAGATAATTATCTTTTGTTCAACCAAGAAGATGTGTGATCAACTTGCCCGCAACCTTACTCGCCATTTTGGTGCTGCTGCCATTCATGGAGACAAATCACAGGGTGAGAGGGATCATGTGTTGAGTCAGTTCCGAACTGGGAGATCTCCAGTTCTTGTAGCCACTGACGTTGCAGCTCGAGGGCTGGATATCAAAGACATCAG GGTGGTTATCAACTATGATTTCCCTACTGGAGTGGAGGATTATGTTCATAGGATTGGAAGGACAGGGAGAGCAGGTGCCACTGGTTTGGCTTACACATTCTTCGGTGACCAGGATGCCAAGTATGCTTCAGATCTCATCAAAGTTTTGGAAGGAGCAAATCAGCGTGTCCCTCCAGAAATTCGTGATATGGCTTCTCGTGGTGGTGGGATGATGGGCAGGTCCAGACGATGGGGTTCTGGTTCTGGTTCTGGTTCTGGTTTTGGAtctggttttggttttggtggtCGTGATGGGGGTCGGGGTGGACGTAACGATTCGGGTTATGGTGGAAGAGGTCGCGGATATGATAATGAGTCCCGTGAGAG GTTTGACCGTGGAAATAACTATGGACAAGATAGAGGTCGCAGCCGGAGCCCCAAGGGGCCTGCTTGGGGTGACCGCAATAAAGGTTTGAACCGTGAGCGCAGCCGCAGTCGTGAGCGCAGCCCGCCACGCAGTTTTCACCAAGCAATGATGGAAAGGAGTCGGCCATCCTCACCACCTCAACACCAGCGTGGGCCGCCTTATAATAGCGAGAATGCAAGGGAACGCAAGGATTCACCACAAGGGTGGGGAAGATCCTCAGGTAGTGGGAAGGATGATAGGGGACTTGCCAATGGATCTCATTCTTCTTATTttggggaagaagaagaggaaggcaTGATACCTCAGGATGATGATGACATGTACCGTGCAGCTAATGAAGATGCCCATCGTTCCCCTTGA
- the LOC126714848 gene encoding DNA (cytosine-5)-methyltransferase DRM2-like: protein MDGDASGVEGDNCDWNSEDEREIDDFSLSSSSSLTPPNDETVTGSGEASSSAGSSNSKLFDKFIGMGFTEKMVAKAIQENGEDNTDSILNTLLTYSTLETSPQEQQHIDSDNYSLDCDGSFLDGFSDVDSWSDNEEITNTVFDEDNKLSSLMSMGYTRDEASIAMERCGLNASLVELTDFICAAQISKVEDAHLPVEEKPRPKLPCIVSAKLKKRKQYDYEMWKRKKQAHLDDDETIRLPNPMIGFGVPNESHPTIHRTLPEAAIGPPYFYYENVALAPKGVWTTISRFLYDVEPEFVDSKYFCASARKRGYVHNLPIQNRFPLLPLPPHTIHEALPLTRKWWPSWDERTKLNCLQTCIGSAKLTERIRKALEDYDGEPPLRVQKYVLDECRKWNLVWVGRNKVAPLEPDEVEMLLGFPRNHTRGGGISRTDRYKSLGNSFQVDTVAYHLSVLKDMFPGGINLLSLFSGIGGAEVALHRLGIPLKNVVSVEISEVNRNIVRSWWEQTNQKGNLIDLADVQQLNGDRLEQLMNSFGGFDLVVGGSPCNNLAGSNRHHRDGLEGKESALFYDYFRILDLVKNWSNVS, encoded by the exons ATG GATGGGGATGCTTCTGGTGTTGAGGGTGACAACTGTGACTGGAACAGTGAAGACGAGCGGGAAATTGATGActtctctttatcttcttcttcaagtttGACACCTCCAAATGACGAAACTGTTACTGGCTCTGGGGAG GCAAGCTCATCTGCTGGTTCCTCCAACTCCAAATTATTTGATAAGTTCATAGGGATGGGCTTTACTGAAAAGATGGTTGCAAAAGCAATTCAGGAAAATG GAGAGGACAATACAGATTCAATTCTAAATACACTCCTTACATACTCG ACTCTTGAAACATCTCCTCAAGAACAGCAACATATTGATTCTGATAATTACTCTTTGGATTGCGATGGGAGCTTTCTGGATGGTTTCTCTGATGTTGACAGTTGGTCTGACAATGAG GAAATCACAAATACTGTGTTTGATGAGGATAATAAATTGTCATCCTTAATGAGTATGGGGTACACAAGAGATGAGGCTTCAATAGCAATGGAGAGATGTG GTCTCAACGCATCGCTTGTGGAGTTGACAGATTTTATCTGTGCTGCTCAAATCTCTAAGGTAGAGGATGCTCATCTGCCTGTTGAAGAAAAG CCGAGGCCTAAGCTTCCATGCATAGTTTCCGCTAAGctcaagaaaagaaaacagtaTGATTATGAGatgtggaaaagaaaaaagcaggCGCACCTTGATGATGATGAAACAATTCGTCTCCCGAATCCAATGATTGGATTTGGTGTCCCTAATGAATCACACCCTACAATTCATAGAACACTCCCAGAGGCAGCTATTGGACCTCCCTATTTCTATTATGAGAATGTGGCGCTTGCTCCTAAAGGCGTTTGGACCACTATTTCACGGTTCCTATATGACGTGGAGCCAGAATTTGttgattcaaaatatttttgtgcttcTGCTAGGAAAAGGGGCTATGTTCACAATCTTCCAATCCAAAACAGGTTTCCTCTCCTTCCACTTCCACCACACACCATTCATGAGGCATTACCCTTAACAAGGAAATGGTGGCCTTCATGGGATGAGAGAACAAAGTTGAATTGCTTACAAACTTGTATTGGTAGTGCAAAACTGACAGAGAGGATCCGAAAGGCACTTGAAGACTATGATGGTGAACCACCTCTAAGAGTTCAAAAGTATGTACTTGATGAATGTCGAAAATGGAATCTGGTCTGGGTTGGGAGGAATAAGGTTGCCCCACTTGAACCTGATGAAGTAGAAATGCTTTTGGGGTTCCCAAGGAACCACACAAGGGGAGGTGGAATAAGTCGAACTGATAGATATAAATCACTTGGTAATTCATTCCAG GTTGACACAGTAGCATACCATCTCTCAGTCTTGAAAGACATGTTCCCAGGAGGCAtcaatcttctctctcttttctctggGATAGGTGGTGCAGAAGTAGCCCTACATCGACTTGGTATCCCTTTGAAGAATGTTGTGTCGGTTGAGATTTCAGAAGTAAATAGAAATATTGTCAGGAGTTGGTGGGAGCAAACAAACCAGAAAGGGAATTTGATTGACCTTGCAGATGTGCAGCAGCTAAATGGTGACCGGTTGGAGCAGTTGATGAACTCATTTGGTGGATTTGATCTTGTAGTTGGTGGGAGCCCATGTAATAATCTTGCAGGTAGCAACAGGCATCATCGAGATGGACTTGAGGGTAAAGAGTCTGCACTCTTCTATGATTACTTTCGTATTCTAGACTTGGTCAAGAATTGGTCAAATGTATCATGA